The following coding sequences lie in one Rutidosis leptorrhynchoides isolate AG116_Rl617_1_P2 chromosome 6, CSIRO_AGI_Rlap_v1, whole genome shotgun sequence genomic window:
- the LOC139854923 gene encoding uncharacterized protein, with protein sequence MSERVARESLHNFCRCITVLYSNDYMREPTREDMERLYEVHEEKHDFPGMLGSIDCMHWVWEKCPVAWQGQFKRGDYSHPTIMLEAVDSYDNWIWHAYFGVAGSNNDINVLNTSHLFESMLNDNFPDIPYVINGVEYKMGYYLADEIYPQWASFVKAYSSAADPRSKYFSRKQSKARKDVERTFGILQGRWHILQQPARAYSLKAIQRIMYACIIMHNMIVEDNGFNISENNWVYEPVQNMQTTWYDRCEEYKARTKELHDREVHERLRGDLVEHVWAIRAQEEEEEAEDEGEE encoded by the coding sequence ATGTCGGAACGTGTAGCTCGTGAAAGCTTACATAATTTTTGTAGATGTATTACTGTTTTATATTCAAATGATTATATGCGCGAGCCTACTCGTGAGGACATGGAACGTTTATACGAGGTTCATGAGGAAAAGCATGACTTTCCCGGCATGCTAGGTAGtatagattgtatgcattgggtTTGGGAAAAATGTCCGGTTGCATGGCAAGGCCAATTTAAGCGAGGAGATTATAGTCATCCAACAATTATGCTTGAAGCCGTTGACTCGTATGATAATTGGATATGGCATGCTTATTTTGGGGTTGCTGGGTCAAACAATGACATAAATGTGCTAAATACCAGTCATTTGTTCGAATCGATGCTTAATGATAATTTCCCAGACATCCCTTATGTTATTAATGGTGTGGAGTACAAAATGGGTTATTATTTAGCGGATGAGATTTACCCTCAATGGGCATCGTTTGTTAAAGCGTATTCGAGTGCAGCTGATCCCAGGAGTAAATACTTTTCACGCAAACAATCTAAGGCAAGAAAGGATGTTGAGAGGACTTTCGGTATTTTACAAGGACGTTGGCATATACTACAACAACCTGCAAGGGCTTATTCGTTGAAGGCTATTCAAAGAATTATGTATGCGTGTATCATAATGCATAACATGATAGTTGAAGATAATGGGTTCAACATTTCTGAGAATAATTGGGTGTATGAACCGGTTCAGAACATGCAAACTACTTGGTACGATAGATGTGAAGAGTATAAAGCCAGGACGAAGGAATTACACGATCGGGAGGTGCATGAACGTTTACGAGGCGATTTAGTCGAACATGTTTGGGCTATTCGAGCTCAGGAGGAGGAAGAGGAGGCAGAGGATGAGGGGGAAGAGTGA
- the LOC139854899 gene encoding uncharacterized protein produces the protein MHLKQLLKVHKPSIPFVFNTNSILNHLNSQNPNKTELLSEFDVLKRLKYEKDINLALEYFKSVSNSNSFKHTTLTYQTIIEKLGEKCDLDGVQYFLQQMKLEGISFSEDLFISVISCYRRAGSADQALKTFYRIQDFGCKPSVKIYNHLLDTLLNENRFHMINPIYSNMKRDGIEPDKYTYNILLKALCKNDRVDAARKVLDEMSKKGCEPDEVSYTTIVSSLCNIGKLNEAKEVVESVVGPFPMVSVYNVLIMGVCRDGDLNEAFRLIEKMVTPNVITFTTIINALSDLGEVELSLAILAKMFKSNFHPDVFTFTSLIKGFCAKRNMKRAYEVYNKMNLEGVSPNVVTYNTLINGFCSIANMQKALSCFLEMERQLCSPNVTTYGTLINGYAKSRDFVGAYETWNKMITQGCNPNVVVYTSMVDVLSRNFMFEEAYELIDNMNCAPNAATFNALIKGLCVSGKIDSAMKLFFRMGNLANLTTYNELLMGCSKVNNFKYAFDLLVKMEEYGFGLNLVTYNTVINMYCCNGMVNEGLKVMAKMMVKGVKPDLITFNKLINGCCKSGNVDLSGQLLESMGRLGLRADLVTYTSLVHGMCATNGVEKGEELVRKMVNDGVYPDKGIWSVLVRCLACKIGYEGTIKCIDTILDY, from the coding sequence ATGCATTTAAAACAGCTGCTAAAAGTTCACAAACCTTCAATCCCATTTGTTTTCAACACAAACTCAATTCTCAATCACCTAAACTCCCAAAACCCTAACAAAACAGAATTACTATCAGAATTTGATGTCTTAAAAAGATTAAAGTATGAAAAGGACATTAATTTAGCACTTGAATACTTCAAATCTGTATCAAATTCAAATTCTTTCAAACACACAACCCTTACATACCAAACAATCATCGAAAAACTAGGCGAAAAATGTGATCTAGATGGAGTTCAATATTTCTTACAACAAATGAAATTAGAAGGAATTAGTTTCTCTGAGGATTTGTTTATTAGTGTGATCAGTTGTTATAGAAGAGCTGGATCAGCTGATCAAGCATTGAAAACGTTTTACCGGATTCAAGATTTCGGGTGTAAACCGAGTGTTAAGATATATAATCATCTGTTGGATACTTTGTTGAATGAGAATAGGTTTCATATGATTAATCCTATTTATAGTAATATGAAGAGAGATGGGATTGAACCGGATAAGTATACGTATAATATATTGTTGAAAGCATTGTGTAAGAATGATCGGGTTGATGCTGCACGCAAGGTGCTCGATGAAATGTCTAAGAAGGGATGTGAACCTGATGAAGTGAGCTATACGACGATTGTTTCTTCCTTGTGTAATATTGGTAAACTGAATGAAGCAAAAGAGGTTGTTGAAAGTGTTGTGGGACCCTTTCCCATGGTTTCTGTGTATAATGTTTTGATTATGGGAGTTTGTAGAGATGGTGATTTGAACGAGGCGTTTCGGTTGATTGAAAAAATGGTTACGCCAAATGTGATCACATTTACAACGATCATAAACGCACTCTCGGATCTTGGTGAGGTTGAGTTGTCGTTGGCTATATTGGCCAAGATGTTTAAGAGTAATTTTCACCCGGATGTCTTCACTTTCACTTCATTGATTAAGGGTTTTTGCGCGAAAAGGAATATGAAACGAGCATATGAAGTTTACAACAAAATGAACCTCGAGGGTGTTTCACCAAATGTCGTTACTTATAACACACTGATAAACGGGTTTTGTTCGATTGCCAACATGCAAAAAGCGTTATCTTGTTTTCTTGAAATGGAAAGACAATTATGTTCTCCAAACGTAACAACGTACGGGACCTTGATCAACGGTTATGCAAAGTCTAGGGACTTTGTAGGTGCATATGAGACTTGGAACAAAATGATAACACAAGGGTGCAACCCAAATGTTGTGGTGTATACATCCATGGTGGATGTCCTTTCTCGTAATTTTATGTTCGAGGAAGCGTATGAACTTATTGACAACATGAACTGCGCGCCAAATGCTGCAACGTTCAATGCACTAATCAAAGGTCTTTGTGTCAGTGGAAAGATAGATTCGGCTATGAAGTTGTTCTTTCGAATGGGaaatttggctaatttgacaaCGTACAACGAGCTTTTGATGGGGTGTTCAAAAGTTAACAACTTTAAGTATGCGTTTGACCTACTGGTTAAGATGGAAGAATATGGATTTGGGCTAAATTTGGTTACTTATAATACGGTTATCAATATGTATTGTTGTAATGGTATGGTTAATGAAGGTTTGAAGGTAATGGCAAAAATGATGGTGAAAGGGGTTAAACCTgatttaattacttttaataaaTTGATCAATGGCTGTTGTAAGTCTGGTAATGTTGACCTTTCTGGTCAACTTTTGGAGTCTATGGGCAGACTGGGTTTGAGAGCCGATTTGGTTACGTATACGAGTCTTGTGCATGGGATGTGTGCGACGAACGGTGTGGAAAAAGGTGAGGAATTGGTTCGGAAAATGGTGAATGATGGGGTTTATCCAGATAAAGGGATATGGAGTGTGTTGGTTAGGTGTTTGGCGTGTAAAATTGGTTATGAAGGTACCATAAAGTGTATTGATACCATCTTggattattaa